DNA from Micromonospora nigra:
CCGACCAGCTCGACCTGCCGGCCGACGACCCGCGCCGGCAGGCGGTGCGACTGGCCAATCCACTGTCGGAGGAGGAGCCGCTGCTGCGCACCACGCTGCTCGGTCCGCTGCTCGGCACCGTCCGGCGCAACCTCGGCCGGGGCCTGCGCGACCTGGCGCTGTACGAAATCGGCACGGTCTTCCACCCGCGTCCCGGTGCCGGTGCCCCACCGGCGATGGGCGTGGACCGGCGGCCGACCGACGTCGAGTTCGCCGCGGCCGACGCCGTGGTGCCGCACCAGCCCCGGCACGTCGCGGTGGTGCTCACCGGCGACGTCGAGCCGGCCGGCTGGTGGGGTGCGGGTCGGGCGGCAGGCTGGGCCGACGCCGTCGAAGCCGGCCGGGAGGTGCTGGCCGTCGCGGGCGTCCCGGCCGATCGGGTCGAGGTGCGGGCCGCCGAGTACGCGCCCTGGCACCCCGGCCGGTGCGCCGCGCTGCTGGTCGACGGCGTCGTCGTCGGCCACGCCGGTGAGCTGCACCCGACGGTCCTGGCCACGCTGGAACTGCCCCGGCGCACCAGTGCCATGGAACTGGACCTGGACGCTCTGCCCGCTCCGGACCTGGCGCCCGCGCCGACCGTGTCGACGTTCCCGCCGGCGCTGATCGACGTGGCGTTGGTGCTCGACGCCGGGGTGCCGGCGGCCGAGGTGCGGCGGGCCCTGGCCGAGGGTGCCGGGGACCTGTTGGAGTCGGTGCGCCTGTTCGACGTGTACGCCTCCGAGCAGCTCGGCGTGGGCCGCCGGTCGCTGGCGTACAAGCTCACCTTCCGGGCTCCTGACCGGACGCTGACCGTCGAGGAGGCGGTGGCGGCCCGGGACGCGGCGGTGGCCGTGGCGGCGGAACGGTTCGGCGCCACCCTGCGCGGCGTCTGATCCTCGGTGCCCGGGTCCTCGCGAGCGACGCGGGGACCCGGGCACCGGTCGGCGTTCTAGGTGCTGGAGCTGTCGACGACGTTCGCCGGATGGTAGGCATGAGCTGTTGTCGGCATTCGTACAAGGGAAGCTGCCGCGGGTCGGCGAGTGCATAGAGTCCTCCGACAGTCGCAGGACGAGAGGCACTCATGTCGGATTCCCCTTCTGAGCAACTCCTGACGTCGGTGCAGGACGCGGTGATCCAGGCCTACTACCCGGATCGGGTCCGGGCTGCGGCCGGGGCCCGAACTCGGGCACAGGCGGCCCAGTCCGTGGTGACGGTGTTCGCTGGGGCGTTGGTGGCGACGTTCACACTGACTTCGCTGGCCACCACCGCGACGGCGACGCGGATCGCCGCCTGTGCCGCGGTGGCGTTGTGGCTCGGCGCCGCGACCCTCTACGTCCGGGCAATCGCCACGGTCGTACCGCCACCGCCGACGGCAGCACGGCAGGCGCGCAACGCCCAGACGCTGATTGAGGAGGTTCTCAAGAGAGGAGATGCGGAGGCGCGGCAGGTTGACCGGCGACAGTCGGTGGCGAACGGGCTGTCGGTCCTCGCGCTCGCGGCGACCTTGCTGACCTTCAGCCTCGCGCTGTTCGTCGAACACCCGGACAAGTCGCGCCGGGGTGTCCTCATTCTCAAGTCGGACGCGCGGGTGAGCCTCGCTGCCCTGTGTGGGGCGGAGGTGAGCAGGGTCGAAGGCGAGATCGACGTGCTGTCGGTACGGAGTCAGTTCGTTGCGGTCACATTGTTCAGCTGCGGTGACCGCCGCGATGTCAAGGTGCGCATTCCGAGGAACTCGGTGTCGGTACTGCTTACGAAGGAGAGCTGAGCTGTGACCCTTGGCAGCGATCCCACCCTGCTCATTGTCCGGGGTGCACCCTCGGTGGCATCCGCTGTCGGTGAGCTGGCGACTTCGTGTCTGGCAGCCGTCGCCAGGCTCCACCGGGCAGGCGGGGCGCTGGACGCCGTAATCCTCATCGGCAACCTGACGATGTCAGCGGACTTCAGCGAGTACGCCACGGTGTCTGAGCTGGTAGATCGGATCCTGACCGAGTGCTGTAACGCTCCGGTGCCCACGGAACTGCCTGCGGTGCTGGCTGTGCCCGGGCCCGGAGACCGACTGCCGATGCCTTCCGCGCTGGTGACCGTGCGATCCCTCACCGACCTTTGGCCCATGGTACGGGACAGCTTCTGGAACGACGAGACCCCTGATGTGCGGGAAGCGATCCGGACGGGGTTCCGGCCCTTCATCGAGTGGTACGACGGGTACGCGACAGAGGCCAGCTGGCGGCCGGGGCTGTTGCCCGGAGAAGGCGGGCTGGTGATCGGCACCGAGGGGCGCAGGCTCGGGCTGGCAACCGTCAACAGCGCCTTTCGCATGATCGCTTCCGATGCGACGACGGATCTCGCCGAGGTGAGCCAGCGGCAAGTGGAAGCGGCGACTGGAGCATGGGAGGGGCCAGTCGAGGCTGTCGCCGTCTTTGCGCCCCTGACGGCTGAACTGCCCGAGGTGGTGAGTTCTCCGGTGGTGGCGATCGCCGGGGGCGTCGGTACTGGAGAAGTGGCCGAGTGGTGGGCTGTCGAATCCGGTGCCCATCTTCTCGTCGCTGACACCGGAGTGAATGGTGCCGTTCGGCTGACCGAGCTCGATGGTCGCGCAGCCGCAGTGGCCCGGCGTCGTCCGGCTGCGACCTCCACTGTGATGATCGACGAACCGGAGGCGGTCGTTGCCTCGGTGACCTCCGCGACGAGAGATCTGCTTGCCGAGTTGGATCTGGCCTTGGCCACCGGCCACGCGGTTCTCGTGCTGACTTCTGGAATAGAGAGCGAGTCGAAGGGGGAGTGGTCGAGCCCGTTGGGTAGCGCGGACGACGTCTTCGAGGCGCTGGTGACACAGCTACCCGCGGATGTCACCGGTGGGCGGGTAGCCCTGGCCACGGTGATGCAACGCCTGCGGCAGACGGATCCCTCGCTGGTGAGACGCACCATCGCCGGCATGCTCGTCAGCGACGGCTCGATGCTCAACGAAACCGCACTGCGCCTGCTCCTGGCACCGTGGTACCGGGTGTACGACTGCACGGGGACGAACATATTCCAGGACCTTTCTATGCGTATGGACATCGATGCCAACATGGTGATCGTTGACGCGTACCGGGATCCGCCCGGCCGGGGCCGACCACAACTCGAGGTGGTGGCGATGAATGGCATCGCCCCGGGCAACGCCGCCGCTCCGGTCAGCTTCGACATCGACGACCGGGGGCGCGGGTGGCGGGCCCAGTGGTTCCGCCAGATGAAGGCGGACGCGATAACACATCCGGTGGTGTTCGCGGCCGGTGCGCTGAGCAGCGGGCACCTGTCGCTCTACCTCGACGCGCTGATCTCTGACAGTGACATCAAGTCCCCTTACCCCCGTTTCGTGGTGGCCCCGGGGTCGGATCCGACCGCTCTGTGGAAACTGGCCGGCGGTGGATGTGCCCATATCCAGGCAAGCCTCGCCGAGGTAGCTCGGGAGCGGCTGGGGATGACGAGGGAACCAATGCGGCGGGGCCGTCAGCTCCGCGCCCGGATGCGTTCCGTCCTCGACACCAACGCAGGTGTGCAGCTGGTGTCGACATTGCTGGAAGCGGCACCGCCGGGTGACCCCTTCTACCTGCGTGGTACGGATCCCACCTGGGGTGACGTCAAGGAGGAGATCCCAGCGACCCTCTCGTCCCTTGGTGCAATGGTCGAACGGGCGGATGCGGGAGGGGCCCGGAAGCCGGTAGTGGTCCTCAACGACCGCTCCGGCACCGGCAAGTCGACGACGTTGATGCAGTTCGCGGTTACGCTGCACGCCCGTGGCTTGGCAGTGGGATGGGTGGACAGGGCGACCACCAGGTCGAGCCATGACGTTCTCAACGAGTGCCTCGAACTGGGCTTGGACGCCGTTCTCATCGACGACGTGGACATCTTCGGTGCGGAAGCGGCACGACTGATGACGCGGCTGGGCCAGCGAGGCAACGTCCTCGTGGCCGCCACCATCCGCAGTACCCGGGGCCACCTTCTCGACGGGGTGCCCGGGCTGGTCCGGGTACCACCGTTGCGACTGACCGACGACGACCTGAACGCCCTGGTGCACCGACTGGAATCGTTCCGGCAACTTGGCAAGCTCAAGCAGTACAGGCTGCATGACGCACGGGTGGAGCGGTTGCGTCAGGTCTCTGACCGTGACCTGATGGCGGCGATGGTGGAGGTGATCACCGGCTACCGGTTCGAAGAGCGGGTCAGCAGCGAGTTCGCTCAGCTCGACGCCCGTGAACGAGACATCTATGCGACGGTGTGCCTGTTCGAGGCCCTGCAGTACGAGGATCGCTCGCTGACCCTGCCGCAGAACGCCCTACTGCAGATCGCCTCGGACGGGCCACCCGATCCAGGCGTCAACCGCGCCATCGAGAGGCTCGTCTCGGGCCGCAGAATGCTGGTGCGCCGGGAGTCGGGCCACATCCGCACCCGGCACCGCGTCGTTGCCGAGGCGATGGAGAAGTTCATTCGGGATGACAAGGTCTACTTTCAGGAACTCCTTGAGCGGCTGCTGCTGTTCTACGTGCAACGCGGCGCTGGCATCACGAACCGTAACGATCCGACGCGGCGGGCCATGGTGGCCCTGATCAATCACCGAGTGATGATCAAGTCCGGACTTCCGGTCAAGTCGGTACGGGACATCTACCACCTGCTGCACGACTACCTCAAGGATGACTTCCACTACTGGCTCCAATGCGGCTCGTACGAGCTCGAGCAGCGCAACCTCGATCTTGCTGCGACGTTCCTGGAGACCTCCCGCGGATGCGAGGGTGGGCAGAACCACTTCAAGGTCGTCACGACCTGGGCCATGGTTTACCTGCGACTGGCTATTCAGAACCCGTCTGACGTGGGCCGGCACGACGAGGCGGTCGACGCGTTCCGGGAGCTTGAGCGGATCGCCTTGCAGGAAGGCGCCCGATCGCCGCACACGATCGTGACGATCATCAAGGATGGAACCCACTGGCTGCAGCGTGGAACGTTCTTCACGAACGACGAGCGACAGAACACGGCTCGTCGCATCCTGCGTTGGATTGAGGTTGGGCATCGCCTGTTGGACATGAACGGCGAGTTCCGGGCGGCGGCGAATCGCTGCACCGGCCCCTTGGAGCGGATGGTCCGAGCGGACGAGGACGAAGAAGACGTCTCGATTCCGCTGTAACGAGCGTCGTCAAGCGTGCACAGCGGGATGCCGCGGTTCGCGGTGCCGGTCCGCATGCGGAGGGTGGGGTAGGAGCGCTTCGACCCTGAGTATTTCCATACAGCATGACGCATGAACTTGCAGCGGCGGCCCGGAGGGGCTAGCCTCACTGCATAGTCATGCGGAGGTAGGTATGGGAATCCGAGTCGCGGTCGCCGGGGCGAGCGGCTACGCTGGTGGCGAGCTGCTGCGCCTGGTCGCCGGGCACCCCGAGTTCGACCTGGTCGCCGCCACCGCACACAGCCAGGCAGGGCACCGCGTCGACACCGTGCACCCCCAGCTGACCGGGCTGGATCTGGTGCTCGGCGAGACCGACGCCGACCGGCTGGCCGACGCCGACCTGGTCTTCCTCGCCCTGCCGCACGGCGAGTCCGCCGCCCTCGCGGCACGCCTGCCAGCCGAGGTGCGCATCGTCGACCTCGGGGCCGACCACCGGCTCGCCGACCCCTACGACTGGGCCAACTACTACGGCGGCACCCATGCCGGCCCGTGGACCTACGGCCTGCCGGAACTGCCCGGTCAGCGGGAGCTGATCGCCGCCTCCACCCGGGTCGCCAACACCGGTTGCTACGCCGCCACCATCACCCTCGCCCTCGCCCCGCTGATCGCCGCCGGTGCCGCCGAGCCCGCCGACGTGGTGGTCGTGGCCGCGTCGGGCACCTCGGGCGCCGGCCGGGCCGCCAAGGCGCACCTGCTGGCCAGCGAGGTGATGGGCGACCTGTCGCCCTACCGGGTGGGGGCCCACCAGCACGTACCCGAGATAAAGCAGGCCACCGCCGCGACCAGCCTGTCGTTCACCCCCGTCCTCGCGCCGATGCCGCGCGGCATCCTGGCCACGGTGACCGCCGTGCCGGCGCGGGGGGTCGACCCACGGACGGTGCTCGCCGAGGCGTACGCGGACGCGCCGTTCGTGCATGTGCTGCCCGAGGGGCGGTGGCCGCACACCGCCGCCACCCTCGGCTCGAACTCCTGCCACCTGCAGGCCACCGTCGACGTCGACTCGCGCCGGATGATCGTGGTCGGGGCGCTCGACAACCTCGGCAAGGGCGCCGCCGGGCAGGCGGTGCAGAACGCCAACATCATGCTCGGCCTGCCCGAGACCACGGGCCTGTCCGTCTGGGGGACCGCGCCATGACCGTCACGACGCCTCGTGGGTTCCGGGCGGCCGGGGTGGCCGCCGGGCTGAAGGGCAGCGGCGCCGCCGACGTCGCCGTCGTGGTCAACGACGGTCCTGACGCCGGGGTGGCCGGGGTGTTCACCGCCAACCGGGTCAAGGCCGCGCCGGTGCTCTGGACCCAGCAGGTGGTCCGGGGCGGCGTGGTCCGGGCCGTGGTGCTCAACTCGGGTGGGGCCAACGCCTGCACCGGCCCGGCCGGCTTCCAGGACACCCACGCCACCGCCGAGGACGCCGCCGCCACGCTCACCTCGACCAGTTCCCGGCTGATGCTCGGCGCGGGTGAGGTGGCGGTCTGCTCGACCGGCCTCATCGGGGAGCGGCTGCCGATGGGCAGGCTGCTGCCGGGCGTGCGGGCCGCGATCCGGGGCCTGGCCCGCGACGGTGGGCAGGCCGCCGCCGAGGCCATCATGACCACGGACACCCGACCGAAGACCACCGTGGCGTACGGCAGCGGCTGGACCGTCGGCGGCATGGCCAAGGGCGCCGGCATGTTGGCCCCGGCCATGGCCACCATGCTCTGCGTGCTGACCACCGACGCGGTGGCCGGCCCCGACGCCCTCGACGCGGCCCTGCGCGCGGCCACCCGGGTCACCTTCGACCGGGTCGACTCCGACGGTTGCATGTCCACCAACGACACGGTGCTCCTGCTGGCCAGCGGTGCCTCCGGCATCGAGCCGACCGGGGCGGAACTGACGGTGGCGGTCACGGCGGCCTGCCACGACCTGGCCCAGCAGTTGCTCGCCGACGCCGAGGGCGCCACCAAGCAGATCGCGATCGACGTGGTCGGTGCGGCCGGCGAGGACGACGCGGTCGAGGTGGGCCGCAGCGTGGCCCGCAACAACCTGGTGAAGACCGCGTTGTTCGGCAACGACCCGAACTGGGGGCGGATCCTCGCCGCCGTGGGCACCACCACCGCCGCCTTCGAACCCGACGCCGTCGACGTGGCGGTGAACGGGGTCTGGGTCTGCCGGGGCGGGGCCGCCGCCGAGGACCGGTCGAAGGTGGACCTCACCGGCCGCGACGTCACCATCCGCATCGACCTGCACGCCGGCACGGCCGAGGCGACGGTGTGGACCAACGACCTGTCGCACGCCTACGTCCACGAGAACTCGGCGTATTCAACGTGAGCGCGAGGAACGCAGCGCAGCGGAGTCCCGCAGTCGTGAACGAAGGGTTGGCCCGGTGAGCGCGAGGAATGCAGCGCAGCGGAGTCCCGCAGTCGTGAACGAAGGGTCGACCCGGTGAGCCTGACCTCCGATCTAACCCGCGCCCAGACCAAGGCGGCCACCCTGATCGAGGCGCTGCCGTGGCTGGCCCGCTTCTCCGGCTCCATCGTCGTGGTCAAGTACGGCGGCAACGCCATGGTCGACCCCGAGCTGCGGCGGGCCTTCGCCGCCGACATGGTGTTCCTGCGGTACGTCGGCCTCAAGCCGGTGGTGGTGCACGGTGGCGGCCCGCAGATCTCGGCGATGCTGGGCCGGCTCGGCATCGACAGCGAGTTCCGGGGCGGCCTGCGGGTCACCACCCCGGAGGCGATGGACGTCGTGCGGATGGTGCTCGTCGGCCAGGTCGGCCGGGAACTGGTCGGTCTGATCAACGCCCACGGTCCGCTCGCCGTCGGCCTCTCCGGGGAGGACGCCGGGCTGTTCACCGCCGTGCGGCGGCCCGCGTACGTCGACGGGCAGCCGGTCGACGTGGGGCAGGTCGGCGACGTGGAGTCGGTGGATGTCTCCGCGGTGACCGACCTGATCGCCGCCGGCCGCATCCCGGTGATCTCCACCGTCGCGCCGGACGTCGACGGGGTGCTGCACAACCTCAACGCCGACACCGCCGCCGCCGCGCTCGCGGTCGCCCTGGGGGCCCGCAAGCTGGTCGTGCTCACCGACGTGCCGGGGCTCTACGCCAACTGGCCCGACACGTCGAGCCTGGTCAGCGAGATCACGGCCGACGACCTGGCGAAGCTGCTGCCGACCCTGGAGTCGGGCATGGTGCCGAAGATGGAGGCCTGCCTGCGCGCGGTCCGCCAGGGAGTGCCCACCGCACACGTCGTCGACGGCCGCGTCGCCCACTCCACGCTGCTCGAGGTGTTCACCTCGGAAGGATTCGGAACGATGGTGATCCCCTCATGAGTATGCTCGTCGAACGCTGGCAGCAGTCCATGATGGACAACTACGGCACGCCGCCGCTGGCGTTGGTGTCCGGCTGCGGCGCCGTCGTGGTCGACGAGGCCGGTCGGGAGTACGTCGACCTGCTCGGCGGCATCGCGGTCAACGTTCTCGGCCACGCCCACCCGGCGGTGGTGGCCGCCGTGTCTAAGCAGGTCGCCACCCTCGGGCACGTCTCCAACCTGTACGTCGCCGAGCCGCCCGTGGCCCTGGCCGAGTTGCTGCTGGCCCTGGCCGGCCGGGCGGGCCGGGTCTTCCTCGCCAACTCCGGCGCGGAGGCCAACGAGGCAGCCTTCAAGCTGTCCCGGCGCACGGGCCGTACCCACGTCGTGGCCGCCGTCGGCGGCTTCCACGGCCGCACCATGGGTGCCCTCGCCCTGACCGGGCAGCCGGCCAAGGCCGACCCCTTCCGCCCGCTGCCCGGCGAGGTCACCCACGTCGCGTACGGCGATGTCGCGGCCCTGGCGGCGGCCGTCACCGACGCCACCGCCATGGTGATCCTGGAGCCGATCCAGGGGGAGAACGGCGTCGTCGTCCCGCCCGCCGGTTACCTGGCCGAGGCCCGGCGGATCACCGCCCGGCACGGCGCACTGCTGGTGCTCGACGAGGTGCAGACGGGTGTCGGCCGCACCGGGCACTGGTTCGCCCACCAGGCCGAGGGCGTCGAGCCGGACGTGGTGACCCTGGCCAAGGGCCTGGGCGGCGGGCTGCCCATCGGCGCCACCGTCGCCTTCGGTCGGGCCGCCGAACTGCTCGGCCCCGGCTCGCACGGCACCACCTTCGGCGGCAACCCGGTCAGTTGCGCCGCCGCCCTCGCGGTGGTGTCCACGATCGCCAGCGAAGGGCTGCTCGACCACGTCAAGCGGGTCGGCGAACGGCTGCGCCGGGGCATCGAGGCGCTCGACCATCCGCTGGTCGGCGAAGTGCGGGGTGCGGGCCTGCTGCTCGGGATCGTGCTGACCGCCCCGGTGTCGGCGGTGGCGGCCGGTGCGCTGCGTGAAGCCGGCTTCCTGGTCAACCCGGTGCAGCCGGACGTGCTGCGGCTCGCCCCACCGTTGATCCTCACCGCGGCCCAGGCCGACGCCTTCCTCGCCGCCCTTCCGACCGCCCTGACCGCGAGCAGCACGGAGGCCCCCGAATGATCCGGCACTTCCTGGCCGACGACGACCTGTCGCCCGCCGAGCAGGCCGCCGTCCTCGACCTCGCGGCGCGGATGAAGACCGACCGGTTCGCGTACCGCCCCCTCGACGGGCCGCGGTCGGTCGCCGTGCTGTTCGACAAGCACAGCCTGCGTACCCGGATCTCCTTCGACGTCGGCATCGCCGAACTCGGCGGCCATCCCCTCGTCGTGGACGCCCAGGCCACCCACTTCGGCCGGGGCGAGACGCTGGCCGACGCCGGCCGGGTGCTGTCCCGGTACGTCGCGGCGATCGTGCTGCGCACCCACGGCGACGACCGGATCGCCGAGGTCGCGCAGGGGGCCACCGTGCCCGTGGTCAACGCCCTCACCGACGGCTACCACCCCTGCCAGCTGCTGGCCGATCTGCTCACCGTCCGCGAGCGGTGCGGTGGGACGGCCGGACGGACCCTGGCGTACGTGGGCGACGCCGCCAACAACATGGCCCACTCGTACCTGCTGGCCGGCGCCACGGCCGGGATGCACGTGCGGGTCGCCGGGCCGGCGGACTTCCAGCCCGATCCCGACGTGGTGGCCCGGGCGGAGAAGATCGCCTCCGCTACGGGGGGCAGCGTCCGCGCCCTGGTCGACCCGGTCGAGGCGGTACGCGGCGCGGACGTCGTCGCCACCGACACCTGGACGTCGATGGGGCAGGAGGGCGACGGGCGGGACCGGATCACCCCGTTCCTGCCGTACCAGGTCAACGAGGCGCTGCTCGCCCACGCCGCGCCGACCGCGATCGTGTTGCACTGCCTGCCCGCGCACCGCGGTGAGGAGATCACCGACGAGGCGCTCGACGGCCCGTGCAGTGCGGTGTTCGACCAGGCGGAGAACCGGCTGCACGCCCAGAAGGCGTTGCTGACGTTCCTGCTGGAGGCCAGCATCCCCGACCCGGCGGCGTCGCCCGCCGCCACCAGGGAGACATCGTGACCACGCCGCTGACCCGTGCCGCCCGGCACGCCCGCATCGTCGAGCTGATCCGCGACCGGGCGATCCACTCGCAGACCGAGTTGGCCGACCTGCTCGCCAGCGACGGCATCCAGGCCACCCAGGCGACCCTGTCGCGCGACCTCAAGGAACTGGGCGCGGTCACCGCGCGCGGCGGCGACGGGCGGGGTGTCTACCTGATCCCGGAGGACGGTCACCGGCCGCTGCGCGATGCCGAGGCCGCCCCCGCGCGGCTGGTCCGGCTGCTGCACGAGCTGCTCAACGGGGTCGACTCCAGCGGCAACATCGCCGTCCTGCGCACCCCGCCGGGCGCGGCCCACTACCTGGCCAGCGCGGTGGACCGGGCGGGCCTGCCCGACGTCGTCGGCACCATCGCCGGCGACGACACCATCCTCGTCGTGGCCCGCGAGGCCGACGGCGGGGCCGCGCTCGGCGACAAGCTCGCCGGCTGGGCCCGCCGCGTCGACACCGTCGAAGGGAACACCGCACCATGACCGAGCGGGTCGTCCTGGCGTACTCCGGAGGTCTCGACACCTCCGTCGCCATCGCCTACCTTGCCGAACGCACCGGCGCCGAGGTGATCGCCGTGGCGGTCGACGTCGGCCAGGGCGGTGAGGACCTCGACGCCATCCGGCAGCGTGCCCTGGACTGCGGCGCGGTGGAGTCCGAGGTGGTCGACGCGCGCGACGAGTTCGCCGCCGACTACTGCCTGCCCGCGGTGCGGGCCAACGCCCTCTACATGGACCGCTACCCACTGGTGTCGGCGCTGTCCCGACCGCTGATCGTCAAGCACCTGGTGGCCGCGGCCCGCCGGCACGGCGGCACCATCGTGTCGCACGGTTGCACCGGCAAGGGCAACGACCAGGTGCGTTTCGAGGCCGGCCTCGGCGCGCTCGCCCCCGACCTGAGGATCGTCGCGCCGGCCCGGGACTTCGCCTGGACCCGGGACAAGGCGATCGCGTTCGCCGAGGAGAAGGGCCTGCCGATCGACGTGTCGGCGAAGTCGCCGTACTCGATCGACCAGAACCTGTGGGGCCGCGCGGTGGAGACGGGCTTCCTGGAGGACATCTGGAACGGCCCGGTCGAGGACCTGTACGCCTACACCCGCGACCCGGCGCAGGAGCGCGACGCCGACGAGGTCGTCATCACCTTCGACGGTGGCGACCCGGTCGCGATCGACGGTGAGACGGTGACCCCGTACCAGGCGATCCTGGAGCTGAACCGGCGGGCCGGTGCGCAGGGCGTGGGCCGGCTCGACATGGTCGAGGACCGCCTGGTCGGCATCAAGAGCCGCGAGGTGTACGAGGCGCCGGGCGCGATCGCGCTGATCACCGCCCACCAGGAGCTGGAAGCGGTGACGGTCGAGCGGGATCTCGCCCGCTTCAAGCGTGGTGTGGACCAGCGCTGGGGTGAACTGGTCTACGACGGCCTGTGGTTCTCGCCGCTGAAGGACAGCCTGGACGCGTTCATCGGCGACGCCCAGCGGCACGTCTGCGGCGAGGTGCGGCTGACCCTGCACGGCGGCCGGGCCACCGTGACGGGGCGGCGCTCCGAGGCCAGCCTGTACGACTTCGGCCTCGCCACCTACGACACCGGCGACACCTTCGACCAGTCGCTGGCCAGGGGATTCGTGCAGTTGTGGGGTCTGCCGAGCAGGATGGCCGCCGCGCGGGACGCCCGGCTGAACGGGACGTCGTCGTGACCTACAAAATGGGCAGCGTGGATGACAAGAGCCTGACCGAGAACAGCGCCGCCACCAACCGGACGAGCCTGTGGGGCGGCCGGTTCGCCGGTGGCCCCGCCGAGGCCCTCGCGAGGCTGTCGGTGAGCGTCCAGTTCGACTGGCGGCTGGCCCCGTACGACATCGCGGGCTCCCGGGCACACGCCCGGGTGCTCGCGGGCGCGGGCCTGCTCGACCCGGACGAACTGGGCCGGATCCTCGCCGCCCTCGACGACCTGGAGGCCGCCTGTGCCTCCGGCCAGTTCCGCCCGACGGTGGACGACGAGGACGTGCACACCGCCCTGGAACGGGGGCTGCTGGAACGCCTCGGCAGCCTCGGCGGCAAGCTGCGCGCCGGCCGGTCCCGTAACGACCAGGTCGCCACGGACCTGCGGCTCTACCTGCGCGACCACGCCCGGGGGGTGGCCGCCCGCTTGGTCGAGCTGGCCGAGGCGCTGGTGGAGCAGGCGGAGCGGCACGTGGCGACCCCCGCCCCGGGGATGACCCACCTGCAGCACGCCCAGCCGGTCACCTTCGGGCACTGGCTGCTCGCCCACGTGCAGCCGCTGCTGCGCGACCTGGAGCGGATGCGCGACTGGGACCACCGCACGGCCGTCAGCCCGCTGGGGGCGGGTGCCCTCGCCGGGTCGGGCCTGCCCCTTGACCCGGTGGCGGTGTCGAAGGAGCTGGGCTTCCGGACCTCCTTCGCCAACTCGATGGACGCCGTCGCCGACCGGGACTTCGTCGCCGAGTTCCTCTTCGTCACCGCGCTGGTCGGGGTGCACCTGTCCCGTCTCGGCGAGGAGGTGGTGCTGTGGACGTCGCAGGAGTTCGGCTGGGTGGAGCTGGACGACGCCTTCGCCACCGGCTCGTCGATCATGCCGCAGAAGAAGAACGCGGACATCGCCGAGCTGGCCCGGGGCAAGTCGGGTCGGCTCGTCGGGGGGCTGATGAGCGTGCTCACCATGCTCAAGGGCCTGCCGATGACCTACGACCGGGACATGCAGGAGGACAAGGAACCCGCCTTCGACGCGGTCGACACGCTGGAGCTGCTGCTGCCCGCGCTCGCCGGAATGATCTCCACGATGACGGTCCGGGTGGACCGGCTCGTCGCCGCCACGCCCGTCGGGTTCTCCCTGGCCACCGAGGTGGCCGACTGGCTGGTGCGCAAGGGCGTGCCGTTCCGCGAGGCGCACGAGATCACCGGGAAGCTGGTGGCGTTGTGCGTGGCCCGCGGCTGTGAGCTGGACGAGGTCGGCGACGGCGATCTCGCCGCGGTCAGCGAGCACCTCGACCCGGGCGTACGGGACGTGCTGTCGGTCCGCTCGGCGCTCGCCGCCCGGATCACGCCCGGCTCCACCGGCCCCGGCCCGGTGGCCGACCAGCTCGCCGCCGCCGCCGACCAGCTGGCCGGTTGGCGGGCGTGGGCCGCCGAGCGGGTGGTGCCCCGCTGAGGCCG
Protein-coding regions in this window:
- the argF gene encoding ornithine carbamoyltransferase: MIRHFLADDDLSPAEQAAVLDLAARMKTDRFAYRPLDGPRSVAVLFDKHSLRTRISFDVGIAELGGHPLVVDAQATHFGRGETLADAGRVLSRYVAAIVLRTHGDDRIAEVAQGATVPVVNALTDGYHPCQLLADLLTVRERCGGTAGRTLAYVGDAANNMAHSYLLAGATAGMHVRVAGPADFQPDPDVVARAEKIASATGGSVRALVDPVEAVRGADVVATDTWTSMGQEGDGRDRITPFLPYQVNEALLAHAAPTAIVLHCLPAHRGEEITDEALDGPCSAVFDQAENRLHAQKALLTFLLEASIPDPAASPAATRETS
- a CDS encoding arginine repressor, producing the protein MTTPLTRAARHARIVELIRDRAIHSQTELADLLASDGIQATQATLSRDLKELGAVTARGGDGRGVYLIPEDGHRPLRDAEAAPARLVRLLHELLNGVDSSGNIAVLRTPPGAAHYLASAVDRAGLPDVVGTIAGDDTILVVAREADGGAALGDKLAGWARRVDTVEGNTAP
- the argC gene encoding N-acetyl-gamma-glutamyl-phosphate reductase, with protein sequence MGIRVAVAGASGYAGGELLRLVAGHPEFDLVAATAHSQAGHRVDTVHPQLTGLDLVLGETDADRLADADLVFLALPHGESAALAARLPAEVRIVDLGADHRLADPYDWANYYGGTHAGPWTYGLPELPGQRELIAASTRVANTGCYAATITLALAPLIAAGAAEPADVVVVAASGTSGAGRAAKAHLLASEVMGDLSPYRVGAHQHVPEIKQATAATSLSFTPVLAPMPRGILATVTAVPARGVDPRTVLAEAYADAPFVHVLPEGRWPHTAATLGSNSCHLQATVDVDSRRMIVVGALDNLGKGAAGQAVQNANIMLGLPETTGLSVWGTAP
- the argB gene encoding acetylglutamate kinase, whose protein sequence is MSLTSDLTRAQTKAATLIEALPWLARFSGSIVVVKYGGNAMVDPELRRAFAADMVFLRYVGLKPVVVHGGGPQISAMLGRLGIDSEFRGGLRVTTPEAMDVVRMVLVGQVGRELVGLINAHGPLAVGLSGEDAGLFTAVRRPAYVDGQPVDVGQVGDVESVDVSAVTDLIAAGRIPVISTVAPDVDGVLHNLNADTAAAALAVALGARKLVVLTDVPGLYANWPDTSSLVSEITADDLAKLLPTLESGMVPKMEACLRAVRQGVPTAHVVDGRVAHSTLLEVFTSEGFGTMVIPS
- a CDS encoding acetylornithine transaminase, coding for MSMLVERWQQSMMDNYGTPPLALVSGCGAVVVDEAGREYVDLLGGIAVNVLGHAHPAVVAAVSKQVATLGHVSNLYVAEPPVALAELLLALAGRAGRVFLANSGAEANEAAFKLSRRTGRTHVVAAVGGFHGRTMGALALTGQPAKADPFRPLPGEVTHVAYGDVAALAAAVTDATAMVILEPIQGENGVVVPPAGYLAEARRITARHGALLVLDEVQTGVGRTGHWFAHQAEGVEPDVVTLAKGLGGGLPIGATVAFGRAAELLGPGSHGTTFGGNPVSCAAALAVVSTIASEGLLDHVKRVGERLRRGIEALDHPLVGEVRGAGLLLGIVLTAPVSAVAAGALREAGFLVNPVQPDVLRLAPPLILTAAQADAFLAALPTALTASSTEAPE
- the argJ gene encoding bifunctional glutamate N-acetyltransferase/amino-acid acetyltransferase ArgJ, with amino-acid sequence MTVTTPRGFRAAGVAAGLKGSGAADVAVVVNDGPDAGVAGVFTANRVKAAPVLWTQQVVRGGVVRAVVLNSGGANACTGPAGFQDTHATAEDAAATLTSTSSRLMLGAGEVAVCSTGLIGERLPMGRLLPGVRAAIRGLARDGGQAAAEAIMTTDTRPKTTVAYGSGWTVGGMAKGAGMLAPAMATMLCVLTTDAVAGPDALDAALRAATRVTFDRVDSDGCMSTNDTVLLLASGASGIEPTGAELTVAVTAACHDLAQQLLADAEGATKQIAIDVVGAAGEDDAVEVGRSVARNNLVKTALFGNDPNWGRILAAVGTTTAAFEPDAVDVAVNGVWVCRGGAAAEDRSKVDLTGRDVTIRIDLHAGTAEATVWTNDLSHAYVHENSAYST